Proteins from a genomic interval of Rosa chinensis cultivar Old Blush chromosome 2, RchiOBHm-V2, whole genome shotgun sequence:
- the LOC112188873 gene encoding uncharacterized protein LOC112188873, with protein sequence MSRSFDPVDPLLGCSLFPKAKFSSDPSKPYEFDHDLQAIDLYLKSTTASLSGLKDHAKNISSGSSAIPQSDMSQALKCLKVTVKVPKKKPCRGKPIEKMDDLALLDELINEGEDSLHINVDLDTGKVNLTEEEVLLEIPDEFVEAEEDLQPSEKKKRKHHHHRDSEVTYTGKNVVGADAKKPRVSHQMTPETSQSPGLLAPNVRVVPKKPIKQLFARYGVADEKFVRSMLADLKDIDLDLVRAKDNSPQENHRIARESVMRALYNVYAIDASEEGTQLKEEVSNLSEKVKYLHGEKGKLEKERDTLNQNIAALTLKVSELEEERKKIPALEGQVEGLRKELEPLRGFEEKANSWKAKAEYLEGQIDEECQQAVEEYKGSQELVNLLLAARSKCISEKYREWSASGWIDAEKMKREVAEMKRKRQEEQARKEAESKSGRSGSHTEAQE encoded by the exons ATGAGTCGGAGCTTCGATCCAGTCGACCCCCTTCTGGGCTGCTCTCTCTTCCCCAAGGCCAAGTTCTCGTCTGACCCTTCCAAGCCCTACGAATTCGACCACGACCTCCAAGCCATCGACCTCTACCTTAAGTCCACCACG GCCTCACTATCTGGTCTTAAAGATCACGCGAAGAACATTTCAAGTGGCAGTTCCGCTATTCCGCAGTCTGACATGTCACAAGCATTGAAATGCCTAAAGGTTACAG TGAAAGTTCCAAAGAAGAAACCATGTAGAGGGAAACCCATTGAAAAGATGGATGATCTGGCACTACTGGATGAGCTGATTAATGAAGGGGAGGATTCGCTCCACATCAACGTTGATCTGGACACCGGGAAGGTTAACCTGACCGAGGAAGAGGTCCTCTTGGAGATACCCGATGAGTTCGTGGAGGCTGAAGAAGACTTACAGCCTagtgagaagaagaaaagaaaacatcaCCATCACCGAGATAGCGAGGTCACCTACACTGGCAAGAACGTAGTGGGTGCCGATGCCAAGAAGCCCAGAGTGAGTCATCAGATGACACCGGAAACTTCTCAGTCTCCTGGTCTTCTGGCTCCGAACGTCCGGGTCGTTCCTAAGAAACCCATCAAGCAGCTCTTTGCCCGGTACGGGGTGGCGGATGAGAAGTTCGTCCGGTCCATGCTGGCAGACCTTAAGGATATAGACCTTGACCTGGTGCGAGCCAAGGACAACTCCCCGCAAGAGAACCATAGGATTGCCCGGGAATCCGTGATGCGG GCCCTGTACAATGTGTACGCGATCGATGCTAGTGAAGAGGGCACCCAGTTGAAGGAAGAGGTGAGCAACCTCTCCGAGAAGGTGAAGTACCTTCATGGGGAAAAAGGGAAGCTGGAGAAAGAGCGTGACACTCTAAATCAAAATATTGCTGCCCTGACCTTGAAGGTAAGTGAGCTagaagaggagaggaagaagattcCAGCACTGGAGGGTCAGGTGGAAGGGCTGAGGAAGGAGCTGGAGCCTCTGCGGGGTTTTGAGGAGAAGGCCAACTCCTGGAAAGCCAAGGCCGAGTATCTGGAGGGCCAGATTGATGAAGAGTGCCAACAAGCTGTTGAGGAGTACAAGGGATCCCAAGAACTGGTGAACTTGCTGTTGGCTGCTAGGAGCAAATGTATCTCGGAGAAATACCGCGAGTGGTCTGCCTCTGGTTGGATCGATGCTGAAAAGATGAAGCGGGAGGTAGCAGAGATGAAGAGGAAAAGGCAGGAGGAGCAAGCCAGGAAGGAAGCAGAATCCAAGAGTGGTCGTTCTGGGAGTCATACCGAGGCTCAAGAGTAG